The genomic window CTCCGCGATCGGTGGGTCTGACGGAGCGTGGCTCGACGCGTCAGCCTGGAGGGTCCTGCCGCCGAGGTACAAGCGGGGGACGCCGGGAGTCAAACGGCGCGGGCTCGAGGCCATCCACGGGCTGCTGACCTCGCGTGCTCTCGCGCTCCCCTTCGAGCTTGAGCTACCCCGGCCAGTCAGGGGCGTCTCGCTCGCGGCGCTGTCGGATCTCTACGACGCCTGCCTGGGACTTGTCCCCGCGTGGCTCGCCGCGCGCCACGGGATGCATCCCATGGTCGGCATCGCAGCGGGTCGGCACGGGGAGGCCCTGCTCCTTCTCGCGGACGCGTGGCTCCGCGCGCGGCTGGGCCGGTCGGTCCGCTGGGTGCCGTTTCGAGTAGAATAATTTCGGGTTGAGCGTGATCGAGCGGGTCCTCGCGCAGATTCGGGACGACGAGCTGGTCGAACTGACCCGCGCCCTCGTCCGGATCCCGAGCGTCGTTCGCCCCGGGGATCCGCAGGCGAACGAGGCCGGGGTGGCCGCCTTCGTCGAGCGCTGGTTCAAGGACGCCGGATTCTCCGTGGAGGTGCAGGAGGTCGCGCCCGGGCGCCCGAACGTCCTCGCCTGGCTCGGCGAAAAGGCCGGGCGCTGTCTCCTCCTGGAGGGGCACACCGACGTGGTGACCGAGGGCGATCCCGCCGAGTGGGTGTATCCGCCCTTCGCCGCCGAGTTGATGGACGGCAGGATCTACGGCCGCGGCGCCGCCGACATGAAGGGAGGGCTGGCCGCCGCGATGGTCGCGCTCACGGCCATCAAGCGGGCCGGTGTGAGCCTGCGCGGCAAGCTCGTGGTCGGCGCCCTGGTGGACGAGGAGGGCGGGATGCTCGGCGTCCGGCATCTCTGCCGCACACCCCTCGCCGGGGAATTGGACGCCGCGATCATCTGCGAGCCCGAAGGAAACGAGATCTGCCTCGAGCAGCGCGGGGTCGTCTGGGCCCGGGTGCGGGTGCACGGGCGGATGGCCCACGGCGCGATGCCGGAAACCGGAATCAACCCGATCGGGGCGCTGGCGGCGCTGCTGAACGAGGTCCCCGCCCTCCAGCGACGGCTGGGACGCCGGGCCCGCCCGAGCCGTTACCTGGGGCGCCCGACGGTGACGCCGACGGTCGTTCAGGCCCCGATCAAGGGCTCGCCCCAGCCGAATGTAGTCCCCTCGGGGGCCGAGGTGATCCTCGATATCAGGCTCACGCCGGGGATCGATGAGGCCGGGATCCGGAAAGAGCTCGAGGCGCTCTGTGCGGTTGGCGAAGCGGCCGTGCCCGGGGGGAAGGTCGAGTGGGAGCCGGTAGCTCCGTTGAGGCTCCCGACCAGGGTGGCCAGGCGCGAGGCGCTCCCCCGCGCGCTTGATCGTGCAGTCCGCTCGGTGACGGGCCGGGCCCCTCGCTACGGCGGTGTCCCTGGCTCCACCGACGGCACCATCCTCCGGACCGAGCTGGGGATTCCCATCGCCACGTGCGGTCCCGGCGATCGGCTGATCCCGCACCAGGCCAACGAGTACATAGAAGTCGAAGAACTGGCCACTGCGGCAAGGATTTATGCCGTCGCGGCGCTGAACTTCCTTGAAGGATAAGCGCGGCGAAGGGTGAGCCCGGTGGTTGAGTCGAGCGATCGCCCGAAGCTCCGCCCCGTTGAGGCGTTTCCCCTGGAGACCGATGGCCGGAAGGTCATCGGCCTCAGGGACCCCGCCGGGTTCACCGACTCGGTCCTCCTGCTCCCCCTCCCGCTTCTCGACATCGTCTCACTCTTTGACGGCGACCACACGATCCTGGACATCCAGGCCGCCTACGTGCGCCGTCACGGCGAGCTCCTCTTCAGAGAGCGGGTGGAAGAAATCATCAAGATGCTCGACGACCACGGCTTCCTCGACAGCCCCCGCTTCGCCGAGCAGCGGCGACAGATCGAGGAGGAGTTTCGACGGAGCCCGTCGCGCCCAGCGATCCACGCCGGCAAGGCGTACGCGGGAGAGGCCCAGGCGCTCAAGGACCAGATCGACGCGTTCTTCACCCCGCCCGACGGGCCCGGGCCCCCCGGCCTGGCCTCGGCCCCTTCGCTCCGCGCCATAATCGCGCCCCACGTCGATTTCCACCGCGGCGGGCCGGTGTATGCCTGGGCTTACCGGGAGGTCGCCGAGAAGTGCGCCGCCGACCTCTTCGTGATCTTCGGCACCTGCCACGCCGGGATGGCCGATCCGTTCGCGGTCACGCTCAAGGATTACGACACCCCGCTGGGGCCGGCTCTGGTGGATCGCGAGTTCGCCGATGCCGTGGCCCTGCGCTGGGGAGGGGACCTGCTCGGAAGCGAACTCGCGCACCGGGGCGAGCACTCGATCGAGTTCCAGGCGGTCTTTCTCCGCTATCTGTTCGGGGGCCGCCGTGAGTTCACGATCGTCCCGATCCTCTGCAGTTTTCTCCACGAGACCCTGCCTCGCGGTGACGATCCCGAGGCGGATCCTCGGATCCCGCGTTTTTTCGACGCCCTCGGCGAAACGGTCGCCGGCTCGGGCCGCACGGTCTGCCTCGTCGCCGGAGCAGACCTCGCCCATGTGGGCCCGCGCTTCGGGGATGCCGAGCCTGTGACGCCCGCACTGCTCCGTGACGTCGAGAGCGAGGACCGCGCGATGCTGGAGGCCGTGGCAGCCGGGGACGCCCGCGGCTTCTACGACTCGGTGGCGAAGGACGCGGACAGCCGGCGAATCTGCGGGCTCTCGCCGATCTATACGCTTCTGCGCTGCCTCGGCCGCGCGACTGGCCGGCTGCTGCGATACGGCCAGTGGCCGGACCCACAGGGGACCGTGACGTTCTGCAGCGTTGCGTTTACGCGACCTCAGGCGGAGGCGTCGGAAGAGACGCGTACCCGCGCCGAAGGCGCACCCGGGCCGCAAGCCTGGGTACCCGGCCTCCCTCCGAATCAAGCGGGGCGATGAGTACCCCTGAGCCGTCCGAGTGGTCGCTCCCCCAGCTCAAGATCGATCGGGACGGGGAGTGGCTGAACGAGGGGACCGAGATCACGCACGCCGGGATCGTCGCCAACCTTCGAGGGAACCTGAGGCGAGATGCCCAAGGCTACTACGTCCAGGCCGGGCCGGTGAGGATCCCGGTGGACGTGGAGGACACGCCCTTCACCGTGGTGCGGGTGGAGGCTGAGGAGAACGGGATTCGCCTGACCCTGAACGACGGGAGCCAGGAGCCGCTGGATCCAAGGACGCTGCGGCTTGCCCTCGGCGAGGTGCCCTACTGCCGCGTCAAGGGCAATCAGTTCGAGGCGCGGCTCACCCGCGCCGCGGCCTGGCAGCTCGCCCGGTTCATCCAGTACGACGAGGGCGCGAACCAGGCGACGCTCGTGCTGGCCGGTGCCCGTTACCCGCTGCGGGGGCCGTAGTGCCTTCCCGGATCGAGCCCGTAGAGTGATCCCAACTTTCACAGCCCGCTGGGCACGTCCGGCCGCCCGTAGAGCCCCATCACGGTATTGAGCATCGTGGCGACGAGCCGTTCTTCCCCGGCGCTCAGCGCGAAGACGTCGCCCGCGCACACGCTCAGGATGCGGCCTGGCCTGGTGACGCGCCCGCGCGCGATCAGCCGGTCGCCTCGGGCCGGAGAGACAAAATTGATTTTGTACTCTACGGTCAGCGGCGCTGCGTCCGCCGGCATGAGGCTGAGCGCAGCGTAGCCACAGGCCGTGTCCAGGATCGCCGCGACGAGGCCGCCGTGGAAGAAGCCATGCTGCTGGGTGAGGTCGTCGCGGAACGGCAGCTCGATCTCGACCTCGGCAGGAGCGACCCTGAGCAGGCGGGCGCCGATGGTCGTCATTGCCGTCTGGCGCGCGAAGCTCGCGCGCACGCGGGCCTCGAAGTCGGGATCCTGAGGCTCGTAGACCGGCACGGTGGCGTCCCCGATATATTTTTGCGGGGGACCGGCGAATTTTTTCGGGGAGCGACGAAAAATAGCGCGCCCGCCAGCATATACAGATAGGACCCGCAACAGGGAGGGAGTTCTGGAACAGTCTGAAGTGCCGGCCGACCGCCTTCGGCAACTGAAAGAAGCTGATCCCGAGCGAGTCGCGCTGGCTCTCGCCCGACATGCCGGCTGGCGCCTGGCCCGCTGGTGGCTGGGAAGCCGGGGTCTGGCCGGCGGCGTCACCGACGGAGACCTCGCGCAGGACGCCATCCGGAAGTTT from Candidatus Rokuibacteriota bacterium includes these protein-coding regions:
- a CDS encoding M20 family metallopeptidase; its protein translation is MIERVLAQIRDDELVELTRALVRIPSVVRPGDPQANEAGVAAFVERWFKDAGFSVEVQEVAPGRPNVLAWLGEKAGRCLLLEGHTDVVTEGDPAEWVYPPFAAELMDGRIYGRGAADMKGGLAAAMVALTAIKRAGVSLRGKLVVGALVDEEGGMLGVRHLCRTPLAGELDAAIICEPEGNEICLEQRGVVWARVRVHGRMAHGAMPETGINPIGALAALLNEVPALQRRLGRRARPSRYLGRPTVTPTVVQAPIKGSPQPNVVPSGAEVILDIRLTPGIDEAGIRKELEALCAVGEAAVPGGKVEWEPVAPLRLPTRVARREALPRALDRAVRSVTGRAPRYGGVPGSTDGTILRTELGIPIATCGPGDRLIPHQANEYIEVEELATAARIYAVAALNFLEG
- the amrB gene encoding AmmeMemoRadiSam system protein B, producing MSPVVESSDRPKLRPVEAFPLETDGRKVIGLRDPAGFTDSVLLLPLPLLDIVSLFDGDHTILDIQAAYVRRHGELLFRERVEEIIKMLDDHGFLDSPRFAEQRRQIEEEFRRSPSRPAIHAGKAYAGEAQALKDQIDAFFTPPDGPGPPGLASAPSLRAIIAPHVDFHRGGPVYAWAYREVAEKCAADLFVIFGTCHAGMADPFAVTLKDYDTPLGPALVDREFADAVALRWGGDLLGSELAHRGEHSIEFQAVFLRYLFGGRREFTIVPILCSFLHETLPRGDDPEADPRIPRFFDALGETVAGSGRTVCLVAGADLAHVGPRFGDAEPVTPALLRDVESEDRAMLEAVAAGDARGFYDSVAKDADSRRICGLSPIYTLLRCLGRATGRLLRYGQWPDPQGTVTFCSVAFTRPQAEASEETRTRAEGAPGPQAWVPGLPPNQAGR
- a CDS encoding DUF1285 domain-containing protein yields the protein MSTPEPSEWSLPQLKIDRDGEWLNEGTEITHAGIVANLRGNLRRDAQGYYVQAGPVRIPVDVEDTPFTVVRVEAEENGIRLTLNDGSQEPLDPRTLRLALGEVPYCRVKGNQFEARLTRAAAWQLARFIQYDEGANQATLVLAGARYPLRGP
- a CDS encoding PaaI family thioesterase, with translation MTTIGARLLRVAPAEVEIELPFRDDLTQQHGFFHGGLVAAILDTACGYAALSLMPADAAPLTVEYKINFVSPARGDRLIARGRVTRPGRILSVCAGDVFALSAGEERLVATMLNTVMGLYGRPDVPSGL